In the genome of Aspergillus luchuensis IFO 4308 DNA, chromosome 2, nearly complete sequence, one region contains:
- a CDS encoding uncharacterized protein (TransMembrane:1 (i84-103o)) → MIKLILLPERAIPVSFESLSTLLLGSLSVTLQITRTLKVTQRDMLDLKDPVVYEHHSNRHSADPTLGNMQFSLAQQFFRHDLRLYFYICFSALKWLQGTTYAYSKP, encoded by the coding sequence ATGATCAAGCTTATATTGCTACCTGAACGGGCGATACCTGTTTCGTTTGAATCGCTGTCCACACTGCTACTCGGCAGCCTCTCTGTCACCTTGCAGATAACGAGGACCCTCAAAGTGACACAAAGAGACATGCTAGATCTTAAAGACCCAGTGGTCTACGAGCACCACAGTAACCGACACTCGGCGGACCCCACGCTCGGCAACATGCAGTTCAGCCTGGCGCAGCAGTTTTTCCGCCATGATCTCCGGTTGTACTTCTACATCTGCTTTTCGGCACTGAAGTGGCTTCAGGGTACAACATATGCTTATTCCAAGCCATGA
- a CDS encoding ketopantoate reductase family protein (COG:G;~EggNog:ENOG410PITC;~InterPro:IPR003710,IPR013752,IPR036291,IPR013332, IPR008927,IPR013328;~PFAM:PF02558,PF08546;~TransMembrane:1 (i7-24o);~go_function: GO:0008677 - 2-dehydropantoate 2-reductase activity [Evidence IEA];~go_function: GO:0016491 - oxidoreductase activity [Evidence IEA];~go_process: GO:0015940 - pantothenate biosynthetic process [Evidence IEA];~go_process: GO:0055114 - oxidation-reduction process [Evidence IEA]), producing MASQVDVLLYGLGAIGSFYAFILHRSNKVRLTVVARSNYAAVKENGILLKSANHGEHRFYPDHVVRSPSELTHPVDYAVCTNKAIDPASAVHSLAPAIGKDTTIVIIQNGVGNEEPFREVYPSCSIISCVTWVGASQPTPGTVIHTTSEDTELGLYPNPNVSDAVEAERLNTFTGLLAAGQTRHTVHDNIQPTRWSKVIWNCAWNTLTTLTALDTQAFLQSSADAIPFTRRLMSEAVAVARAAGVPLPDDLIDTQLARIQGLGAVRTSMQIDRENNRPMEIEVIVGTPVRKGRELGVPTPVLETLYVLLRAVDGEMRRVQKI from the exons ATGGCCAGCCAGGTTGATGTCCTTCTCTATGGGCTGGGAGC CATTGGCTCCTTCTACGCCTTCATTTTGCATCGTAGTAACAAAGTTCGTCTGACTGTGGTCGCTCGGTCCAACTACGCAGCCGTTAAGGAGAAT GGCATCCTTCTGAAAAGTGCAAACCACGGCGAGCATCGATTCTATCCAGACCACG TGGTCCGCTCGCCTTCAGAACTCACCCACCCAGTCGACTATGCTGTCTGCACCAACAAGGCCATTGACCCAGCCAGCGCCGTCCATTCGCTAGCACCGGCAATTGGCAAGGACACCACAATCGTGATTATCCAGAACGGCGTGGGAAACGAAGAGCCATTCCGCGAGGTCTACCCATCCTGCAGTATCATCTCCTGCGTT ACATGGGTCGGAGCATCCCAGCCCACCCCAGGCACCGTCATCCACACCACATCCGAAGACACCGAACTCGGCCTTTACCCGAACCCCAACGTTTCAGATGCAGTGGAGGCTGAACGCCTCAACACCTTCACTGGCCTTCTCGCCGCAGGTCAGACTCGTCACACGGTGCACGACAACATCCAACCCACCCGCTGGTCCAAAGTCATCTGGAACTGCGCTTGGAACACCCTGACGACCCTGACCGCTTTGGACACGCAAGCATTCTTGCAATCCTCTGCTGATGCCATTCCCTTCACGCGACGACTCATGAGCGAGGCCGTGGCCGTGGCTCGTGCTGCGGGTGTCCCTCTCCCGGATGATCTGATTGACACTCAATTGGCACGCATTCAAGGTCTGGGGGCAGTCCGAACGAGTATGCAGATCGACCGGGAGAATAACCGGCCGATGGAGATTGAGGTGATTGTGGGTACGCCGGTGCGTAAGGGGCGTGAGTTGGGCGTTCCTACGCCGGTGTTGGAGACACTGTATGTACTGTTGCGGGCTGTTGATGGGGAGATGCGTCGGGTGCAGAAGATTTGA